A window of Nostoc commune NIES-4072 contains these coding sequences:
- a CDS encoding VOC family protein, with amino-acid sequence MFKGVQAVFFFVNDVVAAAQWYSELLNIPMKYFYVENEIRGALIDVGGVEMFFHLADEKMHPGNAGQVAYWRVDNFEQALDYAQKHGARLYRGPLVIEGQQAICQMCDPFGNLFGMQGKTRV; translated from the coding sequence ATGTTTAAGGGTGTTCAAGCTGTATTTTTTTTCGTAAATGATGTTGTTGCAGCTGCTCAATGGTACAGCGAGCTTTTAAATATACCAATGAAGTACTTTTATGTAGAAAATGAAATACGGGGAGCATTGATTGATGTTGGCGGCGTTGAAATGTTTTTCCATCTGGCAGATGAAAAAATGCATCCGGGGAATGCGGGTCAAGTAGCCTATTGGCGTGTAGACAACTTTGAGCAAGCATTAGATTATGCTCAAAAGCATGGTGCTAGGCTTTATCGAGGCCCCTTAGTAATTGAGGGACAGCAGGCAATTTGTCAAATGTGTGACCCATTTGGAAACCTTTTTGGTATGCAGGGTAAAACCAGGGTCTAG
- a CDS encoding ester cyclase produces the protein MLTEQNKALVLQFYKAFDDHKMEQALELLAPNFVAHLGGIAEPLDGAGFKQFGMSFYLAFGQGQHIFDEVIVSGDRVVTYGKFTATHLGEFQGLPPTGKQINLSIMHIDRVEDGKIVEHWGQGDALGLMQQLGIVFLPAPKLLPYILKGVVSKLFRKA, from the coding sequence ATGCTGACTGAACAAAACAAAGCCCTCGTTCTCCAGTTCTACAAAGCTTTTGACGATCACAAAATGGAGCAAGCCTTAGAGCTTTTGGCTCCAAACTTTGTTGCTCATCTAGGGGGTATAGCAGAGCCATTGGACGGGGCAGGGTTTAAGCAGTTTGGGATGTCGTTTTATTTAGCCTTCGGTCAGGGACAGCACATTTTTGATGAGGTTATTGTTTCAGGCGATAGGGTTGTAACGTATGGAAAATTCACAGCCACACATCTTGGAGAATTTCAAGGTCTTCCGCCAACAGGTAAACAAATCAATTTGTCGATCATGCACATCGATCGAGTCGAGGATGGAAAGATCGTGGAGCATTGGGGGCAAGGCGATGCACTCGGATTGATGCAGCAGTTAGGGATTGTTTTCTTACCCGCTCCGAAGCTACTACCATATATTCTGAAAGGAGTTGTATCCAAACTGTTTAGGAAAGCCTGA